CGCGATCCTCGAGGACAGCAATGGAGATGGGAAGGTAGACAAGCGGACGGTGTTCCTGGACAAGCTACTGCTGCCTCGTGCGATTTCGATCGTGGAGGATGGCATCCTTTTCGCTGACCAGGAGAAGCTCTACTATGTCGCCCGAGATGGCGATAAACCGAAAGGTTCGCCCGAAGTGGTCGATGCCGAATACGCCAAGGGAGGCAACGTCGAACACAAGCCCAATGGCCTCTTTCACGGTCTCGACAACTGGCTCTACAATGCCAAGTCCGACAGGCGCTATCGCCTGATTGATGGCAAGTGGGTGATGGAGAAGACGCTCTTCCGCGGACAGTGGGGGATTACCGGCGATGATTATGGCCGGCTTTATTTCACCGGGAATTCCACCCCGCTCCATGGTAACTACATCGCTCCGCAGATCGCGCAGGGAAATCCAGGAGTGAATATGGATGTGCGCGAGATTCAGGATGTCGGACCAGCCACGGTCTGGCCGGGGCGCGTGACTCCGGGAGTGAACCGCGCCTACATGATGAAGGTGAACGGCTTCCCCCAAGACACGCTGAATCCGAAAAATTTCCGCCTCATCAGCGCGACCGGGGTTGCGGGTACCGTGATCTACCGCGGTACCAATTTTCCCAAGGAATGGTATGGCCGCGCATTCTCCTGTGAGTCCTGTGTGCAATTGGTGAAGGCGGTCGACATCACCGAGGACAAGGACAAGGGCAAACTGATGGGAACACATCCGATGGGTGAGGACGAGTTCCTGACTTCGACGGACGAGCGCTTCCGCCCGGTGAATTCCTACAGCGCGCCGGATGGCAGCCTGTACATCCTGGACCTGTATCACGGCATCGTCCAACACCGCGATTTCCTCAGCAATTACCTGCGCAAGCAATCGCTGGATCGTGGACTGCAATCGCCAGCCACAGGTCAGGGCCGCATCTACCGGATCCGCTACGGGAAAGGCGCGATCAACAAGGTGCCGAATCTCGAAAAGCTCCCTGTTGCTGAGCTGGTCAAGCAACTGGTCTCTCCGAACGGCTGGAATCGGGATATGGCGCAGCGGCTGTTGGTGGATCGCGCAGATGCGACCGCCGTCCCTCTGTTAGAAAAGCTGGTAGGCATGGATCAATATCCGCTTGGCCAGATCAAGGCGATCTGGACCTTGGAAGGATTGGACCGGCTGACCGCGGCACCCTTGATCGTCGCGCTTCGCTCGAAGGACACCAAGGTCGTGATCTCTGCCTTGTGGGCGAGCACGAAGGTCACCGCTCCTGCCGAGGTGCAGAAGCTGCTTCCGGAGATCGCCGGTTTGAAAACGGATGACAATGAGGTACGCATCTACCTGGCTCGTGCATTGGGACGCTTCGGTCCGGGGCCTGCATTCACCGCGCTGGTTGACTTGCTGAAAGATCACCGCGATAAGCCCTACGTCCGCCAGATGGCGGTTGCCGGCTTGGACGGCCGCGAGTTGGAATTCAAGGAGGCGCTCAAGGGCCGCTTCGGCGATGGAAATTTGGAGAAGTGGCTCACCGAAGGGGCAAGCACGGTGGTCGCGAAACCCTCAGCGGAGACCATGCTGAAGGGCGACCACTTGGAATCCTTCAAGCGCGGAAAGGAGCTCTTCCATGGCAAGGCGGTGTGCGCGAGTTGCCACGGTGCGGATGGCGCGGGCATGCCGAGCATGGGGCCGCCGCTTAACAAATCCGAATGGGTTACGGGCAAGCCGGAGATTCTTGCAGGCATCCTGCTTCACGGCCTGACCGGGCCGGTCACGGTCGCGGGCACGGAGTATACGCCCACGGCGGACATGCCGGGCTTCGCTTCCAATACGGAGATCAGCGATGCCGATCTCGCGGATATTGCTACCTATGTGCGTCACGAGTGGGATAACGAGGCAGACCTGATCAAGCCCGAGTTCTTCTCCAAGCTCCGGAAGGCCACTGCATCCCATGCCGGGAAGCCCTATACGGTCACCGAATTGCTACGCGCCCGCTAACCCGCTCCATTGGATTTCATGCTCTCTCTCCGCAAAGCCTCCGCCTGTTCGCTGCTGGTATCATTCTCGTGTGCTAGCCTTGCCCTCGCCCAGTCCGGCTACGACATCCGCGACGACAAGAAGCAGAAGCAGCTCGATGTCCTCCAATCGGGCAAGCTCGTCGGCCGTTACTTCTACGACTTCGACAACTCGAGCGGGAAGCGGCGTGAGGATACCTTCAAGACCTTCCTTCAGATCTACAATCCCGCGGGCGACCTTGCGATCACCAAGGCTCTTGGCGGGGAGTTCAATCATCACCGGGGAATCTTCATCGGCTGGAACAAGATCACCATCGATGGGGAAGCTTTTGATTGTTGGCACGGTCACGGTGGCGCGCAGCTTCACCAGGACTTCTCGAAGGTGCTCGCCGACAAGCGCGGTGCCAGCTTCACTTCCCATCTGCTATGGGAGAAGGGCAAGAATGGCCCACC
This portion of the Luteolibacter luteus genome encodes:
- a CDS encoding DUF7133 domain-containing protein; its protein translation is MIASRFAHYFRRGCTIALFSIPSLCAEEKDDPVVPVDLIPPAPALSPAEALKTFKVASGFVIEPVATEPLVEKPVALDFDGRGRMWVCEMVGYMPDEKGTGENIPKGRIAILEDSNGDGKVDKRTVFLDKLLLPRAISIVEDGILFADQEKLYYVARDGDKPKGSPEVVDAEYAKGGNVEHKPNGLFHGLDNWLYNAKSDRRYRLIDGKWVMEKTLFRGQWGITGDDYGRLYFTGNSTPLHGNYIAPQIAQGNPGVNMDVREIQDVGPATVWPGRVTPGVNRAYMMKVNGFPQDTLNPKNFRLISATGVAGTVIYRGTNFPKEWYGRAFSCESCVQLVKAVDITEDKDKGKLMGTHPMGEDEFLTSTDERFRPVNSYSAPDGSLYILDLYHGIVQHRDFLSNYLRKQSLDRGLQSPATGQGRIYRIRYGKGAINKVPNLEKLPVAELVKQLVSPNGWNRDMAQRLLVDRADATAVPLLEKLVGMDQYPLGQIKAIWTLEGLDRLTAAPLIVALRSKDTKVVISALWASTKVTAPAEVQKLLPEIAGLKTDDNEVRIYLARALGRFGPGPAFTALVDLLKDHRDKPYVRQMAVAGLDGRELEFKEALKGRFGDGNLEKWLTEGASTVVAKPSAETMLKGDHLESFKRGKELFHGKAVCASCHGADGAGMPSMGPPLNKSEWVTGKPEILAGILLHGLTGPVTVAGTEYTPTADMPGFASNTEISDADLADIATYVRHEWDNEADLIKPEFFSKLRKATASHAGKPYTVTELLRAR